The DNA window CTACCACCGCGACGGCGGGCTGACGCAGGACGACCTGGCGGCGATCCAGGGACAGCTGCCCGACATCTCCGCGATGGACGGCGTGGTCGGCGAGGCGAAGGGCCCGCTGGTGTCCGACGACGGCCAGGTCGCCCAGACCGTCGTGACCTACAACTTCGGCAAGAACGGGTGGAACGACCTCCCCGACACCGCCGACGAGCTGCGCAGGATCGCGGCGATCGACGGGGTCGACGTCAACATCGCCGGTCAGGGCGGGCAGGCGGCCGACTCGGCGGAGGCGTTCGCCGGCATCGACGGGACGCTGCTCTTCGCGACCCTCGGCGTGGTCATCATCATCCTGCTGTTCACCTACCGCAGCCCCATCCTGTGGATCGTCCCGATCCTGTCGGCCGTCTGCGCCCTCGAGATCTCCCAGGGCCTGGTCTACCTGCTGGCCAAGTACGCCGACCTGACGGTCAACGGCCAGAGCCAGGGCATCCTCACGGTGCTCGTGATCGGCGCCGGCACCGACTACGCGTTGCTCCTCGTCGCGAGATACAGGGAAGAGCTCCGTCGTCACGAGGACCGGCACGAGGCGATGGCGTACGCGCTGCACCGCGCCGCGCCCGCGATCATCGCCAGCGCGTCGACGGTCGCGGTCGGCATGCTCTGCCTGACGCTCGCCGAGATGAACTCCACCGCCGGCCTCGGGCCGGTGCTCGCGATCGGCGTCGGCGTCACCCTGCTCGTCATGCTGACCGTGCTGCCCGCCTGGTTGGTCATCTTCGGGCGCTGGCTCTTCTGGCCGAAGCGTCCGGCGTTCGGCTCGCCCGAACCGACCGCCTCCGGCCTGTGGTCGAAGGTCGGGCGCTCGATCGCGCCGCGACCGCGGGTGGTCTGGGTGACGACCGCCGTGATCCTCCTGATCGCGTGCCTGGGCGTGTTCAAGCTCGACACGGGCGGGCTCAGCTCGACCGACCAGTACACGAAGACGTTCGAGTCGGTGAAGGGCCAGCGGCTGCTCGAGCAGCACGGCATGGTCGACACGTCCAGCCCCATCATGATCGTGGCCAACGCGGACCAGGCCCAGGCGGTCGCCGACGCGGTCCGCTCGGTCGACGGAGCCGGTGAGCCCAACACCGACATCCCACCCCAGGACGGCACCGCGCTGGTGACCGTGCCGGTCTCGGGCGACGTCGCCGACCAGGCCGCCTTCGACGTCGTCAAGGAGATCCGGACCGCCGTGCACGCCGTGCCCGGTGCCGACGCCCAGGTCGGCGGCACCTCGGCCCTCTACCTCGACATCCAGGAGGCCTCGCACCGCGACAACTGGGTGATCATCCCGGTCGTCCTGCTCGTCGTGATGCTGATCCTGATGCTGCTCCTGCGAGCCGTGCTGTCGCCGGTGCTCCTGATCCTCACGGTGATCTTGTCGTTCGGGGCCGCGCTCGGCATCTCGACGCTGATCTTCCGGGGGATCTACTCCCACCTCTTCACCGAGGGAGACGGCTTCCTCCACACGGATGCGTCGTTCCCGTTGTTCGTCTTCACCTTCCTCGTCGCGCTCGGCATCGACTACAACATCTTCTTGATGACGCGCGTCCGCGAGGAGACGCAGACCCGCGGCACCCGTCAGGGCAGCCTGGTCGCGCTGCGCGCCACGGGCGGCGTGATCACGTCCGCGGGACTGGTGCTCGCGGCGACGTTCGCGGTCCTCGGCTCGCTGCCGCTGGTGTTCCTGAGCGAGCTCGGCACGGCCGTGGCCTTCGGTGTCATCCTCGACACGATCATCGTCCGGTCGGTGCTCGTGACGGCGATCAACCTCGACCTCGGCGGGAAGATCTGGTGGCCGAGCGCGCTCGACCGCAAGCCGCCGGTGGAGCCGCCGGCAGAGCCGGCAGCCGAAGCCGAGTCGGAGCCTGCGCGGGTCTGACTCAGCCGCGCCGGGCGTCGCCCCAGGCGACGCCCAGCGCGAGCATCGAGCTGACGCCGAAGTGCTCCATCGCGTCGGCGACGCGCCGCCGACCGGTGCGCTCGGAGATCCCGAGCGCCCGGGACGCGGCCTCGAGGGTGGCCCCACCGTCCATCAGCATGAGCAGCGAGTCCCAGGCCGCGCGCTCGGCGCGGACGGGGACGGCCCGCTCCCACAGCCGCTCGAACACCCAGGCCGCCATGCCCGCGACGGCGCGGCTGCGCACCGCGACGACGGACGTCGGCCACGCCTCGCCCCAGGTCAGCGGGAGCGCGACGGTCGTCTCGTCGGTGATCCAGAACCAGCCGGGCGGCCGGGCCAGCAGGCGCAGCTGCACGCCGCCCTCGAGCTCCTCGGTGACCCGTTGCTGCGCGGCGGGGTGGACGGCGTCCGCGATCGAGGCGATCACCCGCGTGGAGTTGCCCTCACCCTTGCTCGCCTCGTGCCAGAACTCCTGCATCGCCGGATCGGCGACGTAGAGGCGAGAGGCGTCCGGGAGCACGACGTCGGTGCGCCTGGCGGGCTGCTTGCTCTGGCGCAGGTGCCAGAGGTCGACGACCGCCTCCGGGCCGTGGAAGACCTCGATGTCGAGGACCTGGTGGGCGTCCGCACCCGTGTCCCACTCGCGGGCCAGTGCCGGCAGCTGGCCGACGACCTCGGCCAGGTCGGCGAGGTGCCGGAGCATCTCGGCGCCCAGGTCGCCGGCGCGACGGCGTACGACGTCGGCGATGACCTCCTCCGGCGCGGTGTAGCCGATCCGGTCACCATGGACGTCGACGAAGCCCTGGGAGTGGAGCCACTCGAGGTCGCGGCGTACCTCGTCCTCGTCACGCACGGCCAGAGCCGCCAGCTCGGCGACGGTGCCCGCACGGGAGCGGAGCCCGACCCCCAGCACCTCGAGGGCCACGAGCTCGGCCGAGCGAGAGTGAGGGTCCGAGCGCACCGGGAGATAGTCGCACGCTCCAGCGAAGCAGCCGAGCCCGGTCACAGCGTGTCCGCTGGCGGCCATGTCCGAGATCGGACAGTCCGATGTCTGCCATGGCCGGTTTCGGACACGACTTCTGACGTGGCGCGCGCCACTATCAGTTCGACGCCCGATCGCAGGGTCCGCTCCGGGGGGAGTGCGAGATCCGCGGTCCGGGCGCCGACATGGGGATGTCACATGCACCCTGGGTCGACTCGGGACACGGGGGTCGAGTCGGCCCAGGGCGCGGCGTCGTTGACCGACAGGCGACCGCCCGTCCCGCGTCTGGGTGCGGCTGGCTAGCCTGAGGTCGTGAGTGACCGGCCCACCCCCCAGCAGGTACGACGGGCTCTGGCGCGGGCCGAGCGCGGCGCGGCCCTCGACGTCGCCGAGGCGGCCGTGCTCCTGGCCGCCACCGGTGCCGATCTCGACCGGCTCACCGCAGCCGCCGCCAAGGTCCGCGACGCCGGCCTGGTGGCCGCGGGACGGCCCGGGGTGGTCACGTACTCCCCCAAGGTCTTCATCCCGGTCACCAAGCTGTGCCGGGACCGCTGCCACTACTGCACGTTCGTCGAGTCACCGGGTCAGCTGACGCGGGCCGGGCACGCGATGTTCCTGTCGCCCGACGAGATCCTCGACATCGCCCGCCAGGGAGCCGAGCTCGGCTGCCTGGAGGCGCTCTTCACCCTCGGCGACCGGCCCGAGGACCGCTGGCCCGAGGCGCGGGAGTGGCTCGACGAGCAGGGCTACGACTCGACCCTCGCCTACGTCCGCGCGATGGCGGTGCGGGTGCTGGAGGAGACCGGGCTGCTGCCCCACCTCAACCCAGGCGTCATGTCGTGGGAGGAGCTCAACCGGCTCAAGCCGGTCTCCCCGTCGATGGGGATGATGCTCGAGACGACGTCGCGCCGGCTGTTCGAGACCAAGGGCGAGGCCCACTACGGCTCCCCGGACAAGGACCCCGAGGTCCGGATGCGGGTGCTCGAGGACGCCGGCCGGCTCTCGATCCCCTTCACCACCGGCCTGCTGGTCGGCATCGGCGAGACGCTCGACGAGCGCGCCGACACGATCTTCGCGTTGCGCCAGGTCTCGCGGGCCTTCGGCGCCGTGCAGGAGGTGATCGTCCAGAACTTCCGGGCGAAGCCCGACACCGCCATGCGGCACACCGACGACCTCGACCTCGACGAGTACCGCGCGACGATCGCCGTCACCCGGATCGTGCTCGGGCCCAAGGCCCGGGTGCAGGCGCCGCCCAACCTGGTCGACCTCGAGGAGTGCCGGCTGCTGCTCGGCGCCGGCGTCGACGACTGGGGAGGCGTCTCCCCGCTGACGCCGGACCACGTCAACCCGGAGCGTCCCTGGCCGTCGCTCGAGCGGCTGCGCGACCTCACTGCGGAGTGCGGCTTCGAGCTCACCGCCCGGCTGACCGTCCACCCCGAGTACGTCCGTGCCGGCGAGCCCTGGCTGGACCCGCGGGTCTCCGGCCACGTCGCGGCACTCGCGACCCCGGACGGCCTGGCCCGGCCCGGCGTACGCCCCAGCGGGCTGCCGTGGCAGGAGCCCGACGGCGGGTTCGCGAGCGTCGGCCGCACCGACCTCTTCGAGGCCGTCGACACCGAGGGCCGCACCGACGACCGGCGCTCGGACTTCGCCAACGTGTACGGCGACTGGGACGAGGTGCAGCACGCCGCCGACCGCACCGGGGGCCCCGCGGTGCTGCACGCCGAGGGTGGCGAGGCGCTGAAGGCGGCCGAGCGCGACCCCGGCAACCTCTCCGACGAGCACGCCCTGACCCTGATGACCGCCGAGGGCGACCTGCTGCGTGAGGTCTGCCGGCTCGCCGACGACCTGCGCCGCCAGACGGTCGGCGACGACGTGACCTACGTGGTCAACCGCAACATCAACTTCACCAACGTCTGCTACGTCGGCTGCCGGTTCTGCGCGTTCGCCCAGCGGCGGACCGACGCCGACGCCTACTCGCTGTCCCTCGACGAGGTCGCCGACCGCGCCGAGGAGGCGTGGGAGCTCGGTGCCACCGAGGTCTGCATGCAGGGCGGCATCGACCCGGAGCTGCCGGCGACGGCGTACTTCGACCTGGTCTCGGCCGTCAAGCAGCGCGTGCCGGAGATGCACGTGCACGCGTTCTCGCCGATGGAGATCGTCAACGGCACCGCCCGCACCGGCCTCTCGATCGAGGACTTCCTCATCAAGGCCCGCGAGGCCGGCCTCGGCTCGCTGCCCGGCACGGCGGCGGAGATCCTCGACGACGAGGTCCGGTGGGTGCTCACCAAGGGCAAGCTGCCGACGAAGACCTGGGTCGAGATCGTCTCGACCGCGCACCGCGTGGGCATCCCGACGACGTCGACGATGATGTACGGCCACGTCGACCACCCGCGGCACTGGGTCGGACACCTCAAGGTCCTCGCCGGCATCCAGGACAGGTCGTTCGAGGCCGGCGCGGCGAGCTTCACCGAGTTCGTGCCGCTGCCGTTCGTGCACACGTCCGCGCCGATCTACCTGGCCGGCGTCGCGCGCCCGGGCCCGACGCTGCGCGACAACCTGGCCGTGCACGCGATGGCCCGGATCATGCTGCACGGCCGGATCAGCAACATCCAGACCTCCTGGGTCAAGCTCGGGGTGGACGGCACCCGTGCCATGCTGCAGTCGGGCGCCAACGACGTCGGCGGCACCCTGATGGAGGAGACGATCTCCCGGATGGCCGGCTCGGAGCACGGCTCCGCGAAGACCGTCGAGGAGCTCGTCGAGATCGGGGCCGGGATCGGCCGGCCCGTCCGCGAACGCACGACGACGTACGGAGGGACACCACGGTGAGCAGCTCGGACAACGGCGACCAGGAGATCTACGGCGGCTACAGCGTCGACGACGAGGACCAGCCGGGCAACATCGACGACCTCGGTGATCCCACGGTCGCCGACGAGCTGGACCGCGGCTACTCGCCGCCCGAGAAGTACTCCGCCGGCCAGGGCTACGGCAACACGCCCTGGGAGGAGGAGCACCGCGAGGGCATCGACCAGCGGCTCGCGCAGGAAGAGCCCGAGCCGGACCCGTACGCCGAGACCGAGGACGACTTCGTGGACGACGCCGAGGTCGGCGACGTCCGGGCCGGTCGGCTGGTCGACGTGGACCAGGGACTCGGCGAGGACCAGGAGAAGGACCTCGTGGGCGACGACGTCGGCATCGACGACGGCGCCGCGTCGGCCGAGGAGGCCGCCATGCACGTGGTCGAGGACTACACCGAGGGCGACTGACCGAGCCGATGCAGATCGACCTCTCGGGCCGCACCGCGCTCGTCACCGGTTCCACCCAGGGCATCGGCCTGGCGATCGTGCGCGGACTCGCCGCCGCCGGCGCCCGGGTGGGGGTCAACGGCCGCAGCGCCGCCTCGGTCGACCGCGCCATCGACGAGCTGCGTGCCGACCTGCCGGACGCCCACCTCGTCGCCGTGGTCGCCGACGTCGCGTCCGACGACGGCTTCGCGGCCGCCGTCGACGCCCTGCCGGACGTCGACGTGCTGGTCAACAACCTCGGCATCTTCGAGTCGCGCCCGGCGCTGGAGATCACCGACGACGAGTGGCGTCGCTTCTTCGAGGTCAACGTGCTGGCCGCCGTACGCCTCACCCGCCACCACCTGCCCCGGATGGCCGACCGCGGCTGGGGCCGGGTCCTCTACATCGCGAGCGACTCCGCGGTGGTGATCCCGACTGAGATGATCCACTACGGCGTGTCCAAGACCGCGCTGCTGGCGGTCTCCCGCGGCTTCGCGAAGGAGGCGGCCGGCACCGGTGTGACGGTCAACTCGGTGATCGCCGGGCCGACGCACACCGGCGGGGTCGAGGACTTCGTCTACCAGCTGGTCGACCGCGACCTCCCGTGGGACGAGGCGCAGCGCGAGTTCATGCGCAAGCACCGGCCGCAGTCGTTGATCCAGCGACTGATCGAGCCCGAGGAGATCGCCCACCTCGTGACCTACCTCAGCTCACCGCTGGCCTCGGCCACGACCGGAGGCGCGGTCCGCGTCGACGGTGGGTACGTCGACAGCATCCTGCCCTGACGAGGACTGATCTCGGCTGGCCCTGGGTACAGACCTTCAGTCGCGGACACTCCGCGTCAAAGGGAGGGAAAACTACCGTGGCATTCATTCTGTGGATCTTGGCCGTCATCCTGGTCGTGAGCGGCATCGTCCAGCTCTTCCGTGGTCAGCTCCTCTTCGGGATCGTGCTGATCATCGTCGGCCTGCTGGTCGGACCGGGCGGCGTCAGCCTCTTCACGAAGTAGCGCAGACAACGAAGGGGGCCGGCCACTGCGTGAGTGACCGGCCCCTTCGCTGTCTGGTGAGTACCCGCCCCGAAACCCGCAAACCCCACCCGAATGGATGGGTTTGAACAAGAACACGTTCTACTTTGCCTCTATGGTGGACCCGTGCGCTTCGCCATCAGCACCGCCTTCCAGCCGGTCGACCACCTGATCCCCCTGGCCCGAGCCGCCGACGAGCTCGGCTACCACTCGATCGCGGTCCCCGACCACGTGGTCGACCTGGAGACCCTGGCGACGCCGTACCCCTACACGCCGGACGGTGAGCGACGCTGGGACCACGACGCCGCCTGGCCCGACCCGTGGGTGCTGATCGGTGCGCTCTCCGCGGTGACGACCAGGCTGCGCTTCCTGACCTCGGTCTACGTGCCCGCGATCCGCAACCCCTTCCAGGTCGCCAAGAGCGTCGGCACCGCCGCCGTGCTGTCGGGCAACCGGGTCAGCCTCGGGGTCGGCATCGGCTGGTGCCGCGAGGAGTTCGAGCTGCTCGAGCAGGACTTCTCCACGCGTGGGAAGCGGACCGACGAGGCACTCGCGCTGCTGGCCGAGCTCTGGAAGCCGGGCTGGACGGAGTTCGAGGGCACCTTCTACCACGCCCCGCGCCTCGTGATGGAGCCGACGCCGACCGAGCCGATCCCGATCATCGTCGGAGGGCTCTCGGACATCGCCTTCCGCCGGGCCGCGCGCCACGACGGCTGGGTCGGCGACCTCTACTCGATCGAGGAGGCGACCTCGATCGCCGGCCGGCTGGCGGCCGCTCGCGCCGAGATCGGCGCGGAGGGCGACTTCTCGGTGATCACCGCCCTCAACGACGCCTTCCTCCCCGAGCACTTCGAACAGGCGCGGGCCGGCGGCGTCACGGACTGCTGGACGATGCCGTGGGCCTACTACCACGGACTCGACGCCACGCTGGAGCAGAAGCTCGACGCGATGCAGCGCTTCGCTGCCGACGTGCTCGTGCCCCTCAACGGGTAGCGGTCGTCAGCCGGCCGCGCGGCGCTCGGCGACGTACGCCAGGCGCCGCAACGCCTCGACGTTGCGCCACGTCAGGGGCGGGGTGCGCAGCACCTTGGGCACCAGCCGCCCGGGGCCGGAGATCGCGTCCTCGACGATGATGACGTCGGTCTCGGCACTGACCGCCTCCAGCCGGATCGTCACCTCGGCCGTGCCCGTCGGCCGGGCGCGGGCGTGCAGCCGCAGCATCGAGCCCGGCACCACGTCGACGACCTCGGTGGTGTCGTCGATGAGCAGCGGCCAGCTGCCCACCGAGTGATGGAGCTTCGCGCCGACCGCCGGCCAGTGGTCGTCCACCTCGCGCATGCGCGAGGCACCCACCACCCACAGGGGGTAGAGCCAGCCGTCGGCGAGCACCTCCCAGACCTGCTCGGGAGTCGCGTGCATCCGTCGGGTGTTGGTCGCCATGAGCCGGAGGTACCCCGCCTCGCGTGCTCGCACGCGGTGTCGACACCGCGGAGCAGAAATTGAAGAACCGCCGGGGTCTCGGGTCCCCGGCGGTTCGTTGATAAATGTATGGGTTCGGAACGCTCTTGTCTGCCTACTTGCAGAAACCTTGCGGAAACTTCTTGAACCCCGGCTCAACGCGTCTGGTTCACTCCCACTCGATGGTGCCCGGGGGCTTCGAGGTGATGTCGACGGTGACCCGGTTGATCTCCCGGACCTCGTTGGTGATCCGCGTGGAGATCCGCTCCATCAGGTCGTAGGGCAGGCGCGCCCAGTCGGCGGTCATCGCGTCCTCGGAGGTGACCGGACGCAGCACGACCGGGTGCCCGTAGGTGCGCCCGTCGCCCTGGACGCCGACGGAGCGGACGTCGGCCAGCAGCACGACCGGCATCTGCCAGATGGTGCGGTCCAGCCCCGAGCGGGTCAGCTCCTCGCGGGCGATCGCGTCGGCCTCGCGCAGGATGTCGAGTCGCTCGCGGGTCACCTCGCCGATGATCCGGATGCCGAGGCCGGGGCCGGGGAAGGGGTGCCGCCAGACGATCTCGCCGGGGAGGCCGAGCTGCTCGCCGACCAGTCGGACCTCGTCCTTGAAGAGCGTGCGCAGCGGCTCGACCAGCTCGAACTCGAGGTCGTCCGGGAGACCGCCGACGTTGTGGTGCGACTTGATGTTGGAGGTGCCCGCTCCCCCGCCCGACTCGACGACGTCGGGGTAGAGCGTGCCCTGCACCAGGAACGCGACGCTGTCGGCGTGCTCCCCGGTGACGGCATCGCCGAGGACCTCGGCCTCGGCGGCCTCAAAGGTGCGGATGAACTCGCGGCCGATGATCTTGCGCTTCTCCTCGGGGTCGGTGACCCCGGCGAGGGCGTCGAGGAACTGCTTCTCCGCGTCGACGACGACCAGCTCGGCGCCGGTCGCGGCGACGAAGTCGCGCTCGATCTGCTCGGTCTCGCCCTTGCGCATCAGCCCGTGGTCGACGTACACGCAGGTCAGCCGGTCGCCGATCGCGCGCTGCACGATCGCGGCCGCGACGGCGGAGTCGACACCACCGGACAGGCCGCAGATCGCCTTGCCGCGCTCGCCGATCTGGGCGCGGATCTTGTCGACCTGCTCGTCGACGATGTTGACCATCGTCCAGGTCTGCCGGCAGTGGGCGATGTCGACCAGGAAGTGCTCGAGCACCTTCTGGCCGTGCTCGGTGTGCAGCACCTCGGGGTGCCACTGGACGCCGGCCAGGCCGCGCTCGACGTCCTCGAAGGCAGCGACCGGGGTGTCGGGGGTCGACGCCAGCACGTCGAAGCCGGCGGGGGCGGCGACGACCGAGTCGCCGTGCGACATCCACACGGTGTGGGCGGCCGGGATGTCGCCGAGCAGGGTGCCGCCGTCGCTGACCGTGACGGCGGTGCGGCCGTACTCGCGAGCACCCGTGGGGGCCACCTCGCCGCCGAGGCCGCGCGCCATCAGCTGGAAGCCGTAGCACATGCCGAAGACGGGGGTGCCGGCCGTGAAGACCGCGGTGTCGATCGCGGGGGCGCCCTCGGCGTACACCGACGAGGGTCCGCCGGACAGGATGATCGCCTTGGGACCGCGCGCGAGCATCTCGGAGACCGGCATCGTGTGCGGCACGATCTCGGAGTAGACCCGGGCCTCGCGCACGCGGCGCGCGATCAGCTGGGCGTACTGCGCCCCGAAGTCGACCACCAGGACCAGGTCATGCTCAGCCGCCGTCATGCGGCCAAGCCTATCGGGACTCCACCCCTGCCCTGGACGTGCATCAGGGCCCGGCCGGGGAGGGAGGGATGGCCGGGCCCTGACCGTCCCTGCAACTGCGGAACAGCGCCTGGACATGGGACCCGACGGTGGGAGGGAGCGTGCTTGCCGGGTCCGCTGGCTCAACGACAGGTCGAGAGGCGGGTCACGGGACGGAACCGAGATATTTGAGGTTTCTGTGAACGACCCGTCGAGCGGTCAGCTGACGCCGACGATCGGCAGGCGGAGCGCGCCGGGTGCGCTGTCCGGGACGACCGGAGCGACCGGGCGAACCGGGGCGATCCGGCGGTACGCCGAGCCCAGGTCGGGTCGCGTGTCCGTCTCCCCCTTGTTGGGCCAGAACGCCATCGCCCGCTCCGCCTGCGCGGTGATCGTCAGCGACGGGTTCACCCCCAGGTTGGCGGTCACCGCGGAGCCGTCCGCGACGTGCAGCCCCGGGTGCCCGTAGAGGCGCTGGTAGGGGTCGACCACGCCGGTCTCGGGGGCGTCGCCGATGGCGCAGCCTCCGATGAAGTGGGCGGTCAGCGGCTTGTTGAAGGCGTCGCCGACGGCGCTGCCGGGGAACCCGTCCATGATGTCCGCCATCATCCGGATCGCCTCGTTGCCGGCCGGGATCCAGGTCGGGTTGGGGACGCCGTGGCCCTGCTTGGAGGTCACGTAGCGCCTGCGCGTGAACGGGATCCGCTTCGTGTACGTCGTGATCGAGTTGTCGAGGCTCTGCATCACCAGCGCGATCACGGTGCGCTCCGACCAGTGCTTCATGTCGTAGAGGTTGGCGACGTCGCGGCGCTGGGCCCACATCTCCCGCAGCCAGGTGCGCCAGCGCGGCTCGTCGCCGTCGCCGTCCGTGAGCACCGACTGCAGCAGCGACATCAGGTTGCTGCCGGGGCCGTAGCGGACCGGCTCGATGTGGGTGTTGGCGTCGGGGTGGAAGCTCGACGTGATCGCGATGCCCTGGCTGTAGTCGACGTCTGCGTCGCGGGGGCCGATGACGCCGCCGATGGACTCCGAGTTGGTGCGGGACAGGTAGCCGATGCGCTCGGAGACCTGCGGGAGGTGACCCTCGTCCTTCATCTGGTGCAGCAGCCGCTGGGTGCCGAGCGCGGAGGCCGCGAAGACGACCTGCTCGGCGGTGAGCACGCGGCGCGACGTACGCCGGTTGA is part of the Nocardioides conyzicola genome and encodes:
- a CDS encoding MMPL family transporter; protein product: MHRQIAGKLTSPVTKWIVAAFALFVFFPMAFLGSKLTDVQNNEASSWLPSSAESTKALDRLAPFQDQNDIPTIVVYHRDGGLTQDDLAAIQGQLPDISAMDGVVGEAKGPLVSDDGQVAQTVVTYNFGKNGWNDLPDTADELRRIAAIDGVDVNIAGQGGQAADSAEAFAGIDGTLLFATLGVVIIILLFTYRSPILWIVPILSAVCALEISQGLVYLLAKYADLTVNGQSQGILTVLVIGAGTDYALLLVARYREELRRHEDRHEAMAYALHRAAPAIIASASTVAVGMLCLTLAEMNSTAGLGPVLAIGVGVTLLVMLTVLPAWLVIFGRWLFWPKRPAFGSPEPTASGLWSKVGRSIAPRPRVVWVTTAVILLIACLGVFKLDTGGLSSTDQYTKTFESVKGQRLLEQHGMVDTSSPIMIVANADQAQAVADAVRSVDGAGEPNTDIPPQDGTALVTVPVSGDVADQAAFDVVKEIRTAVHAVPGADAQVGGTSALYLDIQEASHRDNWVIIPVVLLVVMLILMLLLRAVLSPVLLILTVILSFGAALGISTLIFRGIYSHLFTEGDGFLHTDASFPLFVFTFLVALGIDYNIFLMTRVREETQTRGTRQGSLVALRATGGVITSAGLVLAATFAVLGSLPLVFLSELGTAVAFGVILDTIIVRSVLVTAINLDLGGKIWWPSALDRKPPVEPPAEPAAEAESEPARV
- a CDS encoding bifunctional FO biosynthesis protein CofGH — encoded protein: MSDRPTPQQVRRALARAERGAALDVAEAAVLLAATGADLDRLTAAAAKVRDAGLVAAGRPGVVTYSPKVFIPVTKLCRDRCHYCTFVESPGQLTRAGHAMFLSPDEILDIARQGAELGCLEALFTLGDRPEDRWPEAREWLDEQGYDSTLAYVRAMAVRVLEETGLLPHLNPGVMSWEELNRLKPVSPSMGMMLETTSRRLFETKGEAHYGSPDKDPEVRMRVLEDAGRLSIPFTTGLLVGIGETLDERADTIFALRQVSRAFGAVQEVIVQNFRAKPDTAMRHTDDLDLDEYRATIAVTRIVLGPKARVQAPPNLVDLEECRLLLGAGVDDWGGVSPLTPDHVNPERPWPSLERLRDLTAECGFELTARLTVHPEYVRAGEPWLDPRVSGHVAALATPDGLARPGVRPSGLPWQEPDGGFASVGRTDLFEAVDTEGRTDDRRSDFANVYGDWDEVQHAADRTGGPAVLHAEGGEALKAAERDPGNLSDEHALTLMTAEGDLLREVCRLADDLRRQTVGDDVTYVVNRNINFTNVCYVGCRFCAFAQRRTDADAYSLSLDEVADRAEEAWELGATEVCMQGGIDPELPATAYFDLVSAVKQRVPEMHVHAFSPMEIVNGTARTGLSIEDFLIKAREAGLGSLPGTAAEILDDEVRWVLTKGKLPTKTWVEIVSTAHRVGIPTTSTMMYGHVDHPRHWVGHLKVLAGIQDRSFEAGAASFTEFVPLPFVHTSAPIYLAGVARPGPTLRDNLAVHAMARIMLHGRISNIQTSWVKLGVDGTRAMLQSGANDVGGTLMEETISRMAGSEHGSAKTVEELVEIGAGIGRPVRERTTTYGGTPR
- a CDS encoding DUF5709 domain-containing protein, coding for MSSSDNGDQEIYGGYSVDDEDQPGNIDDLGDPTVADELDRGYSPPEKYSAGQGYGNTPWEEEHREGIDQRLAQEEPEPDPYAETEDDFVDDAEVGDVRAGRLVDVDQGLGEDQEKDLVGDDVGIDDGAASAEEAAMHVVEDYTEGD
- a CDS encoding SDR family oxidoreductase, giving the protein MQIDLSGRTALVTGSTQGIGLAIVRGLAAAGARVGVNGRSAASVDRAIDELRADLPDAHLVAVVADVASDDGFAAAVDALPDVDVLVNNLGIFESRPALEITDDEWRRFFEVNVLAAVRLTRHHLPRMADRGWGRVLYIASDSAVVIPTEMIHYGVSKTALLAVSRGFAKEAAGTGVTVNSVIAGPTHTGGVEDFVYQLVDRDLPWDEAQREFMRKHRPQSLIQRLIEPEEIAHLVTYLSSPLASATTGGAVRVDGGYVDSILP
- a CDS encoding GPGG-motif small membrane protein — protein: MAFILWILAVILVVSGIVQLFRGQLLFGIVLIIVGLLVGPGGVSLFTK
- a CDS encoding TIGR03619 family F420-dependent LLM class oxidoreductase, with the translated sequence MRFAISTAFQPVDHLIPLARAADELGYHSIAVPDHVVDLETLATPYPYTPDGERRWDHDAAWPDPWVLIGALSAVTTRLRFLTSVYVPAIRNPFQVAKSVGTAAVLSGNRVSLGVGIGWCREEFELLEQDFSTRGKRTDEALALLAELWKPGWTEFEGTFYHAPRLVMEPTPTEPIPIIVGGLSDIAFRRAARHDGWVGDLYSIEEATSIAGRLAAARAEIGAEGDFSVITALNDAFLPEHFEQARAGGVTDCWTMPWAYYHGLDATLEQKLDAMQRFAADVLVPLNG
- a CDS encoding SRPBCC family protein; translated protein: MATNTRRMHATPEQVWEVLADGWLYPLWVVGASRMREVDDHWPAVGAKLHHSVGSWPLLIDDTTEVVDVVPGSMLRLHARARPTGTAEVTIRLEAVSAETDVIIVEDAISGPGRLVPKVLRTPPLTWRNVEALRRLAYVAERRAAG
- the guaA gene encoding glutamine-hydrolyzing GMP synthase; this translates as MTAAEHDLVLVVDFGAQYAQLIARRVREARVYSEIVPHTMPVSEMLARGPKAIILSGGPSSVYAEGAPAIDTAVFTAGTPVFGMCYGFQLMARGLGGEVAPTGAREYGRTAVTVSDGGTLLGDIPAAHTVWMSHGDSVVAAPAGFDVLASTPDTPVAAFEDVERGLAGVQWHPEVLHTEHGQKVLEHFLVDIAHCRQTWTMVNIVDEQVDKIRAQIGERGKAICGLSGGVDSAVAAAIVQRAIGDRLTCVYVDHGLMRKGETEQIERDFVAATGAELVVVDAEKQFLDALAGVTDPEEKRKIIGREFIRTFEAAEAEVLGDAVTGEHADSVAFLVQGTLYPDVVESGGGAGTSNIKSHHNVGGLPDDLEFELVEPLRTLFKDEVRLVGEQLGLPGEIVWRHPFPGPGLGIRIIGEVTRERLDILREADAIAREELTRSGLDRTIWQMPVVLLADVRSVGVQGDGRTYGHPVVLRPVTSEDAMTADWARLPYDLMERISTRITNEVREINRVTVDITSKPPGTIEWE
- a CDS encoding GMC family oxidoreductase, which gives rise to MTYDFDVLVIGSGFGGSVTALRLTEKGYRVGVIEAGARFEDEDLPETSFEVSKYLFRPEVGCYGIQRIDALRDCLIVSGAGVGGGSLVYANTLYEPMSPFYEDAQWSHITDWREELAPYYDQAKRMLGVVENPLRTPSDDVMEKVATEMGVADTFHPTPVGVFFGDEGAGMGQTVDDPFFGGAGPERRTCIGCGSCMTGCRHNAKNTLVKNYLHLAEGNGAKVLPLTTVTRVAPRTEGGYDVHVRYTKAKINRRTSRRVLTAEQVVFAASALGTQRLLHQMKDEGHLPQVSERIGYLSRTNSESIGGVIGPRDADVDYSQGIAITSSFHPDANTHIEPVRYGPGSNLMSLLQSVLTDGDGDEPRWRTWLREMWAQRRDVANLYDMKHWSERTVIALVMQSLDNSITTYTKRIPFTRRRYVTSKQGHGVPNPTWIPAGNEAIRMMADIMDGFPGSAVGDAFNKPLTAHFIGGCAIGDAPETGVVDPYQRLYGHPGLHVADGSAVTANLGVNPSLTITAQAERAMAFWPNKGETDTRPDLGSAYRRIAPVRPVAPVVPDSAPGALRLPIVGVS